A region from the Nonlabens sp. YIK11 genome encodes:
- a CDS encoding RDD family protein — translation MNDLPFEIFAFGGLLLLYLALYYLSEWIIKIELKKKKTNRISKAITYRTITKRGEKYDYEFPLNPNIDGFWIRLFAKLFDYGIYLSVLYLIDRYLTEINLYPFLLAFFALFVINPIFESLTGRTFGKYIFGMRVIDDFGDNPSFLTSFIKNLLQLFSIVFYVLSSATILEDEMFFHNKRTFTYTIWNKDKEKILTELNN, via the coding sequence ATGAACGACTTACCATTTGAAATATTTGCTTTTGGAGGGCTTTTACTTTTGTACTTGGCTTTATACTATTTGTCTGAATGGATAATAAAAATCGAGCTGAAAAAGAAAAAGACTAATAGAATATCCAAGGCAATAACTTACAGAACGATAACAAAACGTGGTGAGAAATATGATTATGAATTCCCATTGAACCCAAACATTGACGGATTTTGGATTAGACTATTTGCTAAGTTATTTGACTACGGAATTTATTTGAGTGTTTTATATTTGATTGACAGGTATCTGACAGAAATAAATCTTTACCCATTTTTGTTAGCATTTTTTGCTTTGTTTGTCATTAACCCGATTTTCGAATCTCTAACTGGAAGAACCTTTGGAAAATATATTTTTGGAATGAGAGTCATTGACGATTTTGGAGATAATCCGTCATTTTTGACATCATTTATAAAAAACTTATTGCAACTTTTCAGTATAGTCTTTTATGTACTATCAAGTGCAACAATATTGGAAGATGAAATGTTTTTCCATAATAAAAGGACTTTTACATACACGATTTGGAATAAAGACAAAGAAAAAATATTAACTGAATTAAATAACTAA
- a CDS encoding tyrosine-type recombinase/integrase, whose amino-acid sequence MFEDFKTLLQIKKYSRNTIRSYIGLLHVFQDFIGFQTPIEKLDNYYLFDKLGELILVKSYVYTTQKQLLSAIRLYLFEMHKREVDFKKLQPRPPQQVLPQILSLEEVTLLLNKTENKKHKAMLATIYGLGLRSGELINLKISDLDKNRNCVFISQSKGRKDRIVPYPDSLKPILKAYYQEYKPKTYLFEGQKREQYSAGSLRAVFNNACKRAGITKDVTCHNLRHSYATHLLDSGTNLRVIQNLLGHNNIKTTLLYTRVSDRSIVNTLSPLVFLKLTSDDSSVNA is encoded by the coding sequence ATGTTTGAAGACTTTAAAACGCTGTTACAAATCAAAAAATACAGCAGGAACACTATCAGGTCTTATATAGGCTTATTACACGTATTTCAAGACTTTATAGGCTTTCAAACACCTATAGAAAAGTTAGATAACTATTACCTTTTTGACAAATTGGGCGAACTCATCCTTGTTAAAAGTTACGTATATACAACTCAAAAGCAATTGTTGAGCGCCATCAGGTTGTATCTATTTGAAATGCACAAAAGAGAGGTGGATTTTAAAAAGTTACAACCTCGGCCTCCGCAGCAAGTATTGCCGCAAATCTTGTCGTTAGAAGAAGTAACTCTACTGCTTAATAAGACAGAAAATAAAAAGCACAAGGCCATGCTGGCCACAATATATGGTCTTGGGCTTAGAAGTGGTGAACTCATCAACCTCAAGATATCTGATCTGGACAAAAACCGCAATTGCGTTTTCATCAGTCAGTCAAAAGGTCGTAAAGATAGAATCGTACCATACCCAGATTCCCTAAAGCCTATTTTAAAAGCCTACTATCAAGAGTATAAGCCTAAAACCTACCTTTTTGAAGGTCAAAAAAGGGAACAATATAGTGCGGGATCCCTACGAGCCGTTTTCAACAATGCATGCAAACGCGCTGGAATAACCAAAGATGTAACCTGTCATAACCTACGACACTCTTATGCCACGCATCTCTTAGATTCAGGAACAAACCTAAGAGTCATACAAAATTTATTGGGACACAATAACATCAAGACAACATTGCTTTATACTCGGGTTTCTGATCGCAGTATCGTGAATACCTTAAGCCCATTGGTTTTTTTAAAACTCACCAGTGATGACAGTAGCGTTAATGCTTAA
- a CDS encoding Fpg/Nei family DNA glycosylase: MPELPEVHGYKVYIDSTILHKTIISMDCRDKKLLKKAYGDFEKFLVSEQLTSTQRIGKYLFVNTTGPKVLVMHFGMTGRPNYYKEADDRPKFGHIVLAFDNNFHFAFENKRKFGWWDLIDSIADYKEEHGLSDDARELSFEDFKNSLSTRKTDIKKVLLDQSVAAGVGNWMADEILYQAKMHPQKKIENMTETDVKAVFDAMKKVIEVAIENDAHYDSFPEDFLMHFRKKEGTCFHTGGPIEKIKVGGRATYFSPKRQEK, from the coding sequence ATGCCAGAATTACCAGAAGTACATGGTTATAAAGTGTACATCGACAGCACGATCCTGCACAAGACGATCATATCTATGGATTGTCGGGACAAGAAGCTGCTCAAGAAAGCGTACGGTGATTTTGAAAAATTCCTGGTGAGCGAGCAGCTGACTTCTACACAGCGTATTGGGAAATATTTGTTTGTCAACACGACTGGGCCTAAGGTGCTGGTGATGCATTTTGGCATGACGGGTAGGCCCAATTATTATAAGGAAGCAGATGACCGACCTAAATTTGGCCATATCGTATTGGCTTTTGACAACAATTTTCACTTTGCGTTTGAGAACAAAAGAAAGTTCGGCTGGTGGGATTTGATAGATTCTATTGCCGATTATAAAGAGGAACATGGCTTGAGCGATGATGCTCGTGAGCTGTCCTTTGAGGACTTTAAAAATTCTTTAAGCACCCGAAAAACTGACATCAAAAAAGTATTGCTGGATCAGAGTGTTGCGGCTGGCGTGGGCAACTGGATGGCAGATGAGATCCTGTACCAGGCAAAAATGCATCCACAGAAAAAGATTGAGAACATGACCGAAACTGATGTCAAAGCCGTTTTTGACGCCATGAAAAAGGTTATCGAGGTGGCCATTGAAAACGACGCGCATTACGACAGCTTCCCAGAGGATTTTCTCATGCATTTTAGAAAAAAGGAAGGCACCTGTTTCCACACCGGTGGACCCATTGAGAAGATCAAGGTAGGTGGCCGCGCGACCTATTTCTCGCCTAAGCGGCAAGAGAAATAG
- the uxaC gene encoding glucuronate isomerase, with the protein MSKTFINENFLLDNSYSEELYHTFAKDQPIIDYHNHLSPKLIAEDHIFGNCTKVWIDGDHYKWRAMRTLGIDEKFITGDASDKDKFMKWAKTVPYTLRNPLYHWTHLELARYFDIYDLLNEKSAEGIWNQTQEKLSSPEYSCRNLLVKANAKVVCTTEDPIDTLEHHKQLRNSDYKVTVSTAFRPDKAIMIANDGYNDYIDALAKAADTDIRTYEDLCAALESRIQYFHDHGCRLCDHGLNQISSVPFTQSEVKTIFENRRNGQELSDQERLKFESALLIFLCETYHKHGWVQQFHLGALRNNNKRMHELLGPDTGWDSIGDYSQAQQLSSFLNRLDSTNKLTKTIIYNLNPADNEVIATMIGNFNDGSVKGKVQFGSGWWFLDQKDGMIKQMNALSNMGLISCFIGMLTDSRSFLSFPRHEYFRRVLCNLLGDEMKRGELPYDMELVGKMVSNICYHNANEYFDFKS; encoded by the coding sequence ATGAGTAAAACATTTATAAACGAGAATTTCCTGTTGGACAACTCCTATTCTGAAGAGTTGTACCACACGTTTGCCAAGGATCAACCCATCATTGATTACCATAATCACTTGTCACCAAAGCTGATTGCCGAGGATCATATTTTTGGCAACTGTACCAAAGTGTGGATCGATGGTGACCATTACAAATGGCGAGCAATGCGCACACTGGGCATTGATGAGAAATTCATCACCGGTGATGCTTCTGACAAGGATAAGTTTATGAAATGGGCAAAAACGGTTCCTTATACGCTAAGAAACCCACTATATCACTGGACACATCTGGAACTGGCTCGTTATTTTGATATTTATGATCTTCTCAATGAAAAATCTGCTGAAGGTATCTGGAATCAAACTCAGGAAAAACTTAGCTCGCCAGAATATAGCTGCAGAAACTTGTTAGTTAAGGCAAATGCTAAAGTAGTGTGTACCACAGAAGATCCCATAGACACACTAGAGCATCACAAGCAATTAAGAAACAGTGATTATAAGGTCACGGTGAGCACTGCTTTTAGACCTGACAAGGCGATCATGATTGCTAATGACGGCTATAATGATTACATCGATGCTTTGGCAAAGGCTGCAGATACTGACATACGTACTTATGAAGATTTATGCGCTGCGCTAGAATCTAGGATACAATATTTTCATGATCATGGTTGTAGATTATGTGATCATGGACTCAACCAGATTTCTTCAGTTCCTTTTACGCAGTCTGAGGTGAAAACTATATTTGAAAATAGACGCAACGGTCAGGAACTATCAGATCAAGAGCGTTTGAAGTTTGAAAGCGCACTATTGATTTTCTTGTGCGAGACCTATCACAAACACGGTTGGGTGCAGCAGTTCCATCTAGGAGCACTGCGCAACAATAACAAAAGAATGCATGAATTGTTGGGTCCTGATACCGGTTGGGATTCTATAGGTGATTACTCTCAAGCCCAGCAATTGTCTTCCTTTTTAAACCGACTGGACAGCACCAATAAATTGACAAAAACTATTATTTACAACCTCAATCCTGCCGATAATGAAGTGATCGCCACCATGATTGGGAATTTTAATGATGGTAGTGTCAAGGGCAAGGTACAGTTTGGTTCTGGATGGTGGTTCCTGGATCAAAAGGATGGCATGATCAAACAAATGAATGCCTTATCCAATATGGGATTGATAAGCTGCTTTATTGGAATGCTAACAGATTCCAGAAGTTTCCTTTCCTTCCCACGACACGAATATTTTAGACGCGTGCTTTGTAATCTACTGGGTGATGAAATGAAGCGAGGCGAGTTGCCTTATGACATGGAGCTAGTGGGCAAGATGGTGTCTAATATTTGCTACCACAATGCTAACGAATACTTTGATTTTAAAAGTTGA
- a CDS encoding tagaturonate reductase, whose translation MIEVVEKKTALNRTNVDAGKKLPIKVVQFGEGNFLRAFIEYAFQKLNQKTNFNAGIAVVQPIDRGMVDMLNDQDGLYTLFLKGIKKGEEIQHQELITNIVKGVDPYKDFEDYLSLAKEEELQFIISNTTEAGIAYVATDSMEMKPPSSFPAKLTVLLHERFQHFQGNPEKGLTIIPCELINHNSETLKEIIYKYCEDWKLDESFKKWLENHCSFHSTLVDRIVPGYPKDEIEAYNAQLPYKDNLIVSAEAFLLWVIEGADELKAKLPFHKTDLDVKIVKDMQPYRTRKVRILNGAHTAMVPFSLLYGNATVKETVDNDFTGTFVNNAIFEEINNVLPMDKAELDSFADEILDRFRNPFIKHQLADIALNSVSKFKVRVLPSLLEYVEKYNRLPTHLTFAFACLIRFYKGTWNGEDLPIKDSDEVVAFFKKVWSTNDLNQVVEQTLSNSDFWDEDLTKVPHLPSAIILALNEIDSHGIEKGFKNFATKNSNQ comes from the coding sequence ATGATTGAAGTTGTAGAAAAAAAGACGGCACTCAACAGAACCAATGTCGATGCAGGCAAGAAACTGCCTATAAAGGTGGTACAGTTTGGCGAGGGAAATTTCCTAAGAGCATTCATAGAATATGCTTTCCAAAAACTCAATCAAAAAACAAACTTTAATGCCGGTATCGCCGTAGTGCAACCCATTGATCGCGGTATGGTCGACATGCTCAATGATCAAGATGGACTCTATACCTTGTTTTTGAAAGGAATCAAAAAAGGTGAAGAAATACAGCATCAAGAGTTGATTACCAATATCGTAAAAGGCGTAGATCCCTATAAGGATTTCGAGGACTATTTGAGTCTAGCCAAGGAAGAAGAGCTTCAATTTATTATTTCCAACACGACAGAAGCTGGTATTGCTTATGTTGCTACAGACTCGATGGAAATGAAGCCACCATCATCATTTCCCGCAAAGCTTACTGTTTTATTGCACGAGAGATTCCAGCATTTTCAAGGGAATCCAGAGAAAGGATTGACCATCATCCCATGTGAGTTGATCAATCATAATTCTGAAACTCTAAAGGAAATCATCTATAAATATTGTGAGGATTGGAAACTGGATGAAAGTTTCAAAAAATGGTTGGAAAACCATTGTTCGTTTCACAGCACGCTGGTGGATCGTATTGTTCCAGGATATCCTAAGGATGAAATTGAAGCATACAACGCACAGCTACCGTATAAGGATAACTTAATCGTGAGTGCTGAAGCTTTTTTACTTTGGGTGATAGAAGGTGCTGATGAGCTCAAGGCGAAATTACCTTTCCATAAAACTGACCTAGATGTCAAAATAGTAAAGGATATGCAACCTTATAGAACGCGCAAGGTGCGTATATTAAATGGAGCGCATACCGCAATGGTACCATTCTCATTACTGTATGGAAACGCGACCGTAAAGGAAACAGTAGATAATGACTTTACGGGTACTTTCGTGAACAACGCGATTTTTGAAGAGATTAATAATGTGTTGCCTATGGATAAGGCAGAACTAGACAGTTTTGCGGACGAGATTTTAGATCGTTTCAGAAATCCATTTATCAAACATCAATTAGCAGATATTGCCCTTAATTCTGTTTCCAAATTCAAGGTACGCGTGTTACCTAGCCTTTTAGAGTATGTTGAGAAATACAATCGATTGCCTACTCATTTGACCTTTGCTTTTGCCTGTTTGATCAGGTTCTATAAAGGAACCTGGAATGGTGAAGACCTACCGATAAAAGATAGTGACGAGGTGGTCGCTTTTTTCAAAAAAGTTTGGTCAACAAATGACTTGAATCAAGTGGTGGAACAGACCTTATCAAATTCTGACTTTTGGGATGAAGACTTGACAAAAGTACCTCACTTACCTAGCGCTATCATTTTAGCCTTAAATGAAATCGATTCCCATGGAATCGAAAAGGGATTTAAAAATTTCGCTACAAAAAACAGTAATCAATAG
- a CDS encoding UxaA family hydrolase gives MQKKLIKVHLEDNVAVALVKILAGDLISFEDQSIVAVTDVKAKHKISLVDLDEGDDIFMYGVLVGKANSPIQRGAVLTIENVKHQSAEVSQKTATIGWNPPNVEQWKDRTFMGYHREDGQVGTANVWLFFPLVFCENRNIETLKEVFEKELLTQPKNNYRNLLRSLVQNGGDTETVEVDEPERVFKNVDVKFITHPGGCGGIRQDSESLARLLAGYVHNPNVVGATVLSLGCQNLQIEVFENALKAISPNNKKPILMYEQQKMGTVDDMLNSIIKSSFEAIKEANTLERKPAPLSKLKLGLECGGSDGFSGISANPTLGYTSDMLVALGGTAILSEFPELCGVEQELVNRCETEESANKFLDLMKAFEKSVVDAGSGFDMNPSPGNIKDGLITDAMKSAGAAKKGGTSPVVDVLDYGEYVTKPGLNLLCTPGNDVESTTAMVGAGANIVLFTTGLGTPTGNPIAPIVKVSSNSELARKMSDIIDIDTGGIITGEKTIEEMAEETLNAIIEIASGKVPSKANLLNQNDFIPWKRGVSL, from the coding sequence ATGCAAAAGAAACTGATCAAGGTACATCTAGAGGATAATGTCGCCGTAGCCTTAGTAAAAATTCTTGCTGGCGATTTAATTTCTTTTGAAGATCAATCCATAGTAGCGGTTACAGATGTCAAAGCAAAACACAAAATATCGCTGGTAGACCTTGATGAAGGTGATGATATTTTCATGTATGGCGTTCTCGTAGGTAAAGCGAATTCACCCATTCAAAGAGGAGCTGTTCTCACGATTGAAAACGTCAAGCACCAAAGTGCTGAAGTTTCCCAGAAGACCGCTACTATTGGCTGGAATCCACCCAATGTAGAGCAATGGAAGGATCGCACCTTTATGGGATATCACAGAGAAGATGGACAAGTAGGAACAGCTAATGTCTGGCTGTTTTTCCCATTGGTATTTTGCGAAAACAGAAATATTGAGACTCTTAAAGAAGTCTTTGAAAAGGAACTGCTCACACAACCTAAAAACAACTACCGCAACCTTTTGAGATCCTTGGTTCAAAATGGAGGTGATACAGAAACGGTAGAGGTTGATGAGCCAGAAAGAGTTTTTAAAAACGTGGACGTGAAGTTCATCACGCATCCTGGAGGCTGTGGTGGTATACGACAAGATTCAGAAAGCCTCGCTAGATTGCTTGCTGGTTACGTACACAATCCTAATGTTGTAGGCGCAACAGTATTAAGTTTAGGGTGTCAAAACCTTCAAATAGAAGTTTTTGAAAATGCCTTGAAAGCCATTAGTCCCAACAACAAGAAACCTATTTTGATGTATGAGCAGCAAAAGATGGGAACAGTGGATGATATGCTTAATAGCATTATAAAAAGCTCATTTGAAGCCATCAAAGAGGCCAATACACTGGAACGCAAACCGGCACCGCTGTCAAAACTTAAATTAGGATTAGAATGTGGTGGATCAGATGGATTTTCCGGTATTTCTGCTAATCCAACATTAGGTTACACATCAGATATGCTTGTGGCATTAGGCGGTACCGCAATATTATCAGAGTTTCCAGAATTGTGTGGAGTAGAGCAGGAGCTGGTCAATCGATGTGAGACAGAAGAATCTGCCAATAAGTTTCTAGACTTAATGAAAGCATTTGAAAAATCTGTGGTAGATGCTGGTTCTGGTTTTGATATGAACCCGTCACCTGGAAATATTAAGGATGGATTGATCACAGATGCCATGAAGTCTGCAGGTGCAGCAAAAAAAGGCGGAACATCACCGGTAGTGGATGTTTTGGATTATGGTGAATACGTGACTAAGCCAGGTTTGAATCTGCTATGTACACCAGGTAATGATGTAGAAAGTACTACGGCGATGGTAGGTGCAGGAGCAAATATTGTTTTGTTCACCACCGGTTTAGGAACTCCAACAGGAAACCCAATTGCTCCTATTGTAAAGGTGTCTTCGAATTCCGAATTGGCTCGTAAAATGAGCGACATCATCGACATTGATACCGGTGGTATTATTACGGGAGAAAAAACAATCGAAGAAATGGCAGAGGAAACTCTCAATGCCATCATAGAAATTGCTTCAGGTAAGGTGCCTTCAAAAGCAAATCTCTTAAATCAAAATGATTTCATTCCGTGGAAACGTGGTGTCTCCTTGTAA
- a CDS encoding LacI family DNA-binding transcriptional regulator → MKKKTTIYDIAAKLNLTAATVSRALNDNKKISENTRKLVKQTALEMNYEQNTLARALKSGKSFNVGVIVPRMDSNFFASVIRGIEEELYPQGYHVIICQTHDQESLETGNINSLLNAQVDGVLMSISNSKANGKVFDSLFQKQVPLIFFDRKRDMEGISSVTIDDFDGAYTATKHLIDQGCKRIVHLSNNRSLEIFRDRYAGYKQALLDHGLEFDENLVIESASKIDEGRRITKEFLEMEHRPDGIFSSSDFTALGAIQEIKAHGLKIPQDICVVGFSNEPFTRFMDLSISSVDQSPIEMGRLTAQVFLEEVNNKKKLKTQKKIVLKPELVIRKSSQR, encoded by the coding sequence ATGAAGAAGAAAACGACCATTTACGACATAGCGGCAAAACTTAATCTTACCGCAGCCACAGTATCAAGAGCACTTAATGATAACAAAAAAATAAGTGAAAACACTCGCAAGCTTGTAAAGCAAACCGCTCTAGAAATGAACTATGAGCAAAACACGCTTGCCCGAGCTCTCAAAAGTGGTAAAAGCTTTAACGTTGGTGTCATAGTCCCGAGAATGGATAGTAATTTTTTTGCATCTGTTATTAGAGGTATAGAAGAAGAGCTTTATCCTCAAGGATATCACGTCATTATTTGTCAAACACATGATCAGGAAAGCTTAGAAACTGGTAATATCAATTCTTTATTGAATGCTCAAGTGGATGGTGTTTTAATGTCCATTAGTAATTCAAAGGCCAATGGTAAAGTGTTTGATAGCCTGTTTCAAAAACAAGTCCCTTTGATCTTCTTTGATAGAAAACGGGATATGGAAGGTATCAGCTCTGTTACTATTGATGACTTTGATGGTGCCTATACCGCCACTAAACATTTGATTGATCAAGGTTGTAAGCGTATTGTTCATTTATCCAACAATCGTTCTTTAGAAATCTTTAGAGACCGTTATGCTGGCTATAAACAGGCATTGCTGGATCACGGACTAGAATTTGACGAAAACCTTGTAATCGAATCTGCCAGTAAAATTGATGAAGGTAGAAGGATCACTAAGGAATTTCTTGAAATGGAGCATAGACCTGACGGCATCTTTTCTTCCAGTGATTTTACGGCTTTGGGTGCCATTCAGGAAATCAAAGCCCATGGCTTGAAAATTCCTCAAGATATTTGTGTTGTAGGATTTAGTAATGAACCTTTTACCAGGTTTATGGATTTATCCATATCCTCTGTGGATCAATCACCTATCGAAATGGGCCGTCTCACGGCACAAGTTTTTCTGGAAGAAGTAAACAACAAGAAAAAATTGAAGACGCAAAAAAAGATTGTCCTCAAACCTGAGTTAGTAATTAGAAAGTCCTCGCAGCGATAG
- a CDS encoding Ig-like domain-containing protein: MKDFKSVFKVMLLCLMAFTIVNCSTDDSEDMSEETEVKIETLVIYGGNIADGGTNQLSVGFIPSNASNKTVTWSSSDPQVATISETGVLSAVSNGNVTITVTAQDGSNVSGSKTFTISGVAQAIEGTIVQTSQEIINALANATPGEEIYARGGTYTFSSPIRITKNGTSANPIMFYAYPSDSERPRFDFSAMSENSSNRGIELSADFWHVKGIDVYAAGDNGMHVTGDSNIIEFCTFSENADTGLQLDNGASNNLILNCDSYFNADSTLENADGFACKLDAGTGNKFKGCRAWQNLDDGWDGYLRNTDNITTTHEDCWSINNGRLQDGSVGAGDGNGFKTGGSDDKQLKHNAIYKNCVAVGNTQDGFDHNSNRGNIEIYNSSAYDNRRNFSFSTTNIAASLLIKNSLSFDGTNSDSYSATQTDITNNGWQNGLVTNDQDFKSLDISLLLSARDADGNLPKVDALRLVSGSDLIDKGVDVGLPFNGPAPDIGAFEFE; the protein is encoded by the coding sequence ATGAAAGATTTTAAAAGTGTTTTCAAGGTAATGTTATTATGCCTGATGGCTTTCACAATTGTCAATTGTAGTACTGATGATTCAGAAGACATGTCTGAGGAAACTGAGGTCAAGATTGAAACATTAGTAATCTATGGAGGAAATATAGCAGATGGTGGTACCAACCAGCTGTCGGTAGGCTTTATTCCTAGCAATGCCAGCAATAAAACAGTCACTTGGAGCAGCTCAGACCCTCAAGTAGCCACTATTTCTGAAACTGGTGTTCTTAGCGCGGTATCAAATGGTAACGTCACCATCACGGTAACGGCTCAGGATGGCTCAAATGTGTCTGGAAGCAAAACATTTACCATATCAGGTGTTGCTCAAGCAATTGAGGGCACGATCGTTCAAACCTCACAAGAAATCATCAATGCGCTTGCTAACGCAACGCCAGGTGAAGAAATATACGCACGTGGTGGAACTTATACTTTTAGCTCACCTATCAGAATCACTAAAAATGGAACCAGTGCCAATCCTATTATGTTTTATGCCTATCCATCAGATAGTGAAAGGCCTAGGTTTGATTTTTCCGCTATGAGCGAAAACTCGTCCAATAGAGGCATCGAGTTATCTGCAGACTTTTGGCATGTCAAAGGCATTGATGTCTATGCCGCAGGAGACAACGGAATGCATGTTACTGGAGACAGCAACATCATTGAATTTTGCACATTTAGCGAGAACGCAGATACTGGGTTACAACTCGACAATGGTGCCAGCAATAATTTGATTTTGAACTGCGACTCGTATTTTAATGCAGATTCAACACTAGAAAACGCAGATGGTTTTGCTTGTAAGCTCGATGCAGGAACGGGCAATAAATTCAAAGGTTGTAGAGCTTGGCAAAATCTTGATGACGGTTGGGATGGTTATTTACGCAATACCGATAATATTACCACCACACATGAAGATTGCTGGTCCATTAACAACGGCAGGTTGCAAGATGGTAGTGTAGGTGCTGGTGATGGAAACGGCTTTAAAACTGGCGGTAGTGATGACAAGCAACTTAAGCATAATGCTATCTACAAAAACTGTGTAGCGGTAGGAAATACTCAGGACGGTTTTGACCACAATAGCAACCGTGGGAACATAGAGATCTACAATAGTTCAGCTTACGATAATCGTAGAAACTTCAGTTTCAGTACTACTAATATTGCAGCATCCTTGTTAATCAAGAACTCTTTATCATTTGACGGTACTAACTCAGATAGCTACAGTGCCACACAAACGGACATCACTAATAATGGATGGCAAAACGGACTGGTAACCAACGACCAAGACTTCAAAAGCTTAGACATCAGCTTATTGTTATCGGCTAGAGATGCAGATGGTAATTTGCCCAAAGTAGATGCCTTGAGGCTTGTTTCTGGCAGTGATTTGATCGATAAAGGCGTTGATGTAGGTCTACCGTTCAATGGACCTGCACCTGATATAGGTGCTTTTGAATTTGAATAG
- a CDS encoding alpha/beta hydrolase, with protein MKKIQFYLIAFTLTIGSLVQGQETSPQFKPYTAESTFQKLKKDHPFIKPIKPIDGALLLSKENKTYKKAGGKKLKLDIYQPQKTSKGRFPAVILVHGGGWLTGSKENQRAMAQHLSQNGFVAITVAYRLGLEAPYPAAVLDIKDAIQWSRKNARKYNIDPDRIAILGASAGAQLATLVGETADSNIYEVNPKVSDKVQAIVNIDGIVSFIHPEAAAEGKMAGIWLNGSKEDNFQNWKEASPLEYLSPESPPTLFINSTQPRFHAGRDDMIAYLKQNNIYHEQYTIPGTPHSFWLVEPWFQSTLEYTIRFLNKVFEIKTE; from the coding sequence ATGAAAAAAATCCAGTTCTACTTAATAGCGTTCACTTTAACGATAGGCTCTTTAGTCCAGGGACAGGAAACCTCTCCTCAATTCAAGCCCTATACTGCTGAATCCACTTTTCAAAAACTAAAAAAAGACCATCCGTTCATAAAGCCTATCAAACCCATCGATGGTGCTCTTTTACTAAGTAAGGAAAATAAGACCTATAAAAAGGCAGGTGGAAAAAAATTAAAACTCGATATCTATCAACCTCAAAAAACTTCAAAAGGCCGATTTCCTGCTGTCATTTTAGTTCACGGTGGCGGCTGGCTCACGGGAAGCAAGGAAAACCAACGAGCGATGGCGCAACATCTATCTCAAAATGGATTTGTTGCGATCACCGTTGCTTACCGTTTAGGGCTTGAAGCTCCCTATCCTGCTGCTGTGCTTGACATAAAAGATGCAATCCAATGGAGCAGAAAGAATGCTAGAAAATATAATATTGATCCTGATCGAATAGCTATCCTTGGTGCTTCTGCGGGTGCGCAACTGGCCACACTGGTTGGAGAAACTGCAGACTCCAATATTTACGAAGTAAATCCGAAGGTTTCAGATAAAGTGCAGGCTATCGTGAACATTGATGGGATTGTGTCTTTTATCCATCCAGAAGCCGCCGCGGAAGGCAAGATGGCAGGAATATGGCTCAATGGCTCTAAAGAAGATAATTTCCAAAATTGGAAAGAAGCTTCTCCTCTAGAATACCTGTCTCCTGAGTCACCTCCTACGTTATTTATAAATAGTACTCAGCCACGATTTCACGCTGGTCGTGATGACATGATTGCTTATTTAAAGCAGAACAACATCTATCACGAGCAATATACCATTCCAGGAACTCCTCATTCCTTCTGGTTGGTAGAGCCTTGGTTCCAATCAACTTTGGAATATACTATTCGCTTTTTGAATAAAGTTTTTGAAATTAAAACTGAATAG